A window of the Artemia franciscana chromosome 21, ASM3288406v1, whole genome shotgun sequence genome harbors these coding sequences:
- the LOC136040730 gene encoding uncharacterized protein LOC136040730 — translation MSMSRDEELIRTSSILAGNSRLRIGLPRQQRGLTGREYVLSRNSFVSERRISRDFQDRVLLDATQLLGKITQVVLFQLMVQYFLCRDVSFFKKSYMGIYWEMIQALMEYYVLIKLNTMNCCQRLFSSHTKSWTMLLFNKDVLLTRNYYSYGRITDEKAARCIPLFSGYRGYCSEEGPGNPSKKQLKSSSTLKSKYEFFDEAKPTRIYDAHELEGIEDAQWETIEELEEIPRADEKFYGINLKRGEHGIFDIEELVEILRNENLIDICVVKIPKQIQYCDFMVIATVKSGRQRAGIAEFVRQVSKRKKLPKDPFPIIEGTFKDSWIAMDLGNIVLHMFDDETRQQYDLETLWAVGPNFDDPRHSDASEYEQFLTQVNLNSKQNFCLVPPAFTNSQNSPQKSHETS, via the exons atgagtATGTCGCGAGACGAAGAGCTCATTCGAACCTCATCGATCTTGGCCGGGAACTCGCGTCTGAGAATTGGTTTGCCAAGACAACAGCGCGGACTGACTGGACGAGAATATGTATTATCGcgtaatagctttgtca GCGAGAGAAGAATCTCCAGAGATTTCCAGGACAGAGTCCTACTTGATGCAACTCAACTCCTTGGTAAAATTACTCAAGTTGTGCTTTTTCAGCTCATGGTCCAGTATTTTCTTTGCCGAGATGTgtccttttttaagaaaagctACATGGGCATCTACTGGGAGATGATCCAAGCCTTGATGGAGTATTATGT CTTAATTAAACTTAACACCATGAACTGCTGTCAAAGACTTTTTTCATCTCATACAAAAAGTTGGACAATGCTACTCTTTAATAAAGATGTACTACTCACAAGAAACTATTATTCCTATGGAAGAATAACAGATGAAAAAGCTGCAAGATGCATACCTTTATTTTCGGGGTATAGAGGATATTGTTCCGAAGAAGGACCAGGAAACCCTTCAAAGAAACAACTAAAAT caaGTTCCACGCTGAAGTCTAAGTATGAGTTTTTTGACGAAGCAAAACCAACGCGAATATATGATGCACACGAACTTGAAGGAATTGAAGACGCCCAATGGGAAACAATTGAAGAGTTGGAAGAAATTCCCAGAGCTGATGAAAAATTTTATGGGATTAATCTGAAAA GAGGTGAACATGGGATATTTGATATAGAAGAATTGGTTGAGATTTTAAGAAATGAGAATCTGATAGATATTTGCGTAGTTAAGATCCCGAAACAAATTCAGTACTGCGACTTTATGGTGATAGCTACTGTAAAATCGGGTAGACAAAGAGCTGGCATAGCTGAATTTGTACGTCAAGTTTCAAAAAGGAAGAAACTGCCTAAAGACCCCTTTCCAATTATTGAAGGAACTTTCAAAGACTCTTGGATTGCTATGGATCTTG GTAATATTGTTCTCCACATGTTTGATGACGAGACACGTCAGCAATATGACCTCGAGACACTGTGGGCTGTTGGACCCAATTTTGATGATCCACGGCATTCTGATGCTTCAGAGTATGAGCAATTTTTGACTCAAGTCAACCTCAactcaaaacaaaacttttgtttaGTACCTCCTGCCTTCACAAATAGTCAAAATTCGCCACAAAAATCTCATGAAACAAGTTGA